Proteins encoded within one genomic window of Dehalococcoidia bacterium:
- a CDS encoding long-chain-fatty-acid--CoA ligase codes for MEVPLLVGDFLRRAAKLYGTKTAIIDGERSFTYGEFQARVNQLAHALPRLGVATGDRVCILSPNSHFFLESYYAVAQIGAIIVPLNYRLAAADHEYIINHAGVRVVLVDYEYTRMIDEIRPKLETVEQWIVAQDDGEAGEGWRDWERLIAAGPETPTPAVVQDENDVFSINYTSGTTARPKGVMLTHRNCYINAYNFIAHLRIQHDDVELWTLPMFHASGWGGPFAITAMGGTHVVLRAPVAADCYRLIERYGVTFACMAPAVLSAILNYPDKDKHRITTRPRFTIAGAPPPAAFIERMERELGWEFMQIYGLTETSPILTVSTPDMHVAKEDYARRARAGVEAIGTDIQVLDDDGNPVPKDNKSIGEVCARSNVVLKGYWRQEDATAAAIYGGYFHTGDLAVWDEHANIHIVDRKKDVIISGGENISSPEIEDALYRHPAVLECAVIGVPSEKWGETPKAVIVLRADVSCTEEEIIAFSREHLAHFKCPTSVDFVASLPRTVTGKLQKFVLREHYWAGVERRVN; via the coding sequence ATGGAAGTACCACTGCTGGTCGGCGATTTCCTGCGCCGCGCGGCGAAGCTCTACGGCACGAAGACGGCGATCATCGATGGCGAGCGCAGCTTTACGTACGGTGAGTTCCAGGCACGCGTGAACCAGTTGGCGCACGCACTGCCCCGCCTCGGCGTCGCGACCGGCGACCGGGTGTGCATTCTCAGCCCCAATTCGCACTTCTTCCTCGAAAGCTACTACGCCGTGGCGCAGATTGGCGCGATCATCGTGCCGCTGAATTACCGGCTTGCCGCCGCGGACCACGAGTACATCATCAATCACGCGGGCGTGCGCGTCGTGCTCGTCGACTACGAGTACACGCGCATGATCGACGAGATCCGCCCGAAGCTCGAGACGGTCGAGCAGTGGATCGTCGCGCAAGATGATGGTGAGGCGGGCGAGGGCTGGCGCGACTGGGAGCGTCTCATCGCCGCGGGGCCGGAGACGCCGACGCCGGCCGTCGTGCAGGACGAGAACGACGTCTTCTCGATCAACTACACCTCCGGCACGACGGCGCGCCCGAAGGGCGTCATGCTCACGCACCGAAACTGCTACATCAACGCCTACAACTTCATCGCTCACCTGCGGATCCAGCACGACGACGTCGAGCTGTGGACGCTGCCGATGTTCCACGCGAGCGGCTGGGGCGGTCCGTTCGCGATCACAGCGATGGGCGGCACGCACGTGGTGCTGCGGGCGCCCGTCGCCGCGGACTGCTACCGGCTGATCGAGCGGTACGGGGTGACGTTCGCCTGCATGGCGCCCGCAGTGCTCAGCGCGATCCTCAACTATCCCGACAAGGACAAGCATCGGATCACGACGAGGCCGCGATTCACGATCGCCGGCGCGCCGCCGCCCGCGGCATTCATCGAGCGCATGGAGCGCGAGCTCGGGTGGGAGTTCATGCAGATCTACGGCCTGACCGAGACATCGCCGATCCTCACCGTCTCGACGCCGGACATGCATGTGGCGAAGGAGGACTACGCGCGCCGTGCCCGGGCCGGCGTGGAGGCCATCGGCACGGATATCCAGGTGCTGGACGACGACGGCAACCCGGTGCCGAAGGACAACAAGAGCATCGGCGAGGTGTGCGCGCGCTCAAACGTCGTGTTGAAGGGGTACTGGCGCCAGGAGGATGCGACCGCCGCCGCGATCTACGGCGGTTACTTTCACACCGGCGACCTCGCCGTCTGGGACGAGCACGCGAACATCCACATCGTCGACCGCAAGAAGGACGTCATCATCTCCGGCGGCGAGAACATCAGCTCGCCGGAGATCGAAGACGCTCTGTACCGTCATCCGGCTGTCCTGGAGTGCGCCGTCATCGGCGTGCCGAGCGAGAAGTGGGGCGAGACGCCCAAGGCGGTCATCGTGCTGCGCGCGGACGTGTCCTGCACCGAGGAGGAAATCATCGCGTTCAGCCGCGAGCACCTGGCGCACTTCAAGTGCCCGACGTCGGTGGACTTCGTGGCGTCACTGCCGCGCACGGTCACGGGCAAGCTGCAGAAGTTCGTGTTGCGCGAGCACTACTGGGCGGGCGTCGAGCGCCGCGTCAACTGA
- a CDS encoding maleylpyruvate isomerase N-terminal domain-containing protein, which produces MAERMTTRQVLDEIARERTRLMAAIDATGAGASTLPVTDEGWTAKDVLAHLIHWATQVAYGLGRGRAAPGIWSPSACAVRLPDFPTRCRPAKSRTHSPSPTFATFRSPTCGLSSSGSRR; this is translated from the coding sequence ATGGCTGAACGCATGACGACGCGGCAGGTGCTCGATGAGATCGCACGGGAGCGAACGCGGCTGATGGCCGCGATCGACGCCACGGGCGCCGGCGCATCGACGCTTCCGGTGACCGACGAGGGCTGGACGGCGAAGGACGTGCTCGCGCACCTGATCCACTGGGCGACGCAGGTCGCCTACGGGCTCGGCCGAGGTCGAGCCGCCCCCGGCATATGGTCGCCGAGCGCATGCGCCGTAAGGCTGCCGGACTTCCCGACACGATGCCGACCGGCGAAGAGTCGAACGCACTCGCCGTCGCCTACTTTCGCGACATTCCGATCGCCGACGTGCGGGCTCAGTTCGAGCGGCTCGCGGAGGTGA
- a CDS encoding class I SAM-dependent methyltransferase, with the protein MNADRPAHLNDYNAAAFQLRDVVDAYHLRTPYPESLPPFLLSLAVPAGGRVLELGCGTGEIARMLAPDSERVDAVDVSAPMLERASGMPGGDHAAIRWLQGRAEDVELDPPYALAVAGDSLHWMDWETVLPRIAAALAPDAVLAIVSAVPVSQLWSPALRDLFARYSVIHNFVESDLIDELRGRGLFEPIGETAGA; encoded by the coding sequence ATGAATGCAGATCGCCCGGCGCATCTCAACGACTACAACGCCGCCGCGTTTCAACTTCGCGACGTGGTCGATGCCTATCACCTGCGGACGCCCTACCCCGAGTCACTGCCGCCATTCCTGTTGTCGCTCGCGGTTCCCGCGGGCGGGCGCGTGCTCGAGCTTGGTTGCGGCACCGGCGAGATCGCCCGCATGCTCGCGCCCGACAGCGAGCGCGTCGATGCGGTGGATGTCTCGGCGCCGATGCTGGAGCGCGCTAGTGGGATGCCGGGAGGCGACCATGCCGCGATTCGCTGGCTTCAAGGCCGCGCGGAGGACGTGGAGCTTGACCCGCCCTACGCGCTGGCGGTCGCCGGAGACTCGTTGCACTGGATGGACTGGGAGACCGTGCTGCCGCGGATCGCTGCGGCGCTCGCTCCCGATGCCGTGCTGGCGATAGTCAGCGCGGTCCCCGTGTCGCAGCTCTGGTCGCCGGCGCTCCGTGACCTGTTCGCGCGCTACTCGGTGATCCACAACTTCGTCGAGTCCGACCTTATCGATGAGCTTCGCGGGCGAGGCTTGTTCGAACCGATCGGCGAGACCGCTGGAGCATGA
- a CDS encoding DUF952 domain-containing protein — protein MLEARDSDHSPDDLTHHLVPAEYFRAQPEDTDFAPEAFAADGFIHCTDGAANLIQTANRYYRDDPRAFVALVIDKSKVQADIRYEDPARLYPHIYGPLNRDAIVRVVAMRRAADGTFEAFES, from the coding sequence ATGCTGGAAGCTAGAGACTCCGATCATAGCCCCGACGATCTCACACATCACCTCGTGCCGGCTGAGTACTTTCGGGCGCAGCCGGAAGACACCGACTTCGCGCCGGAAGCCTTCGCCGCCGATGGCTTCATCCACTGCACCGACGGCGCGGCCAATCTCATCCAGACAGCCAACCGCTACTACCGCGACGACCCGCGCGCGTTTGTGGCGCTGGTCATCGACAAGTCGAAGGTCCAAGCAGACATCCGCTACGAAGATCCCGCACGCCTCTATCCGCACATCTACGGGCCGCTGAACCGGGATGCGATCGTGCGCGTGGTCGCCATGAGGCGCGCGGCTGACGGGACATTCGAGGCGTTCGAGAGCTAG
- a CDS encoding AAA family ATPase translates to MTTDIAAITERVRDQGSFIDAVKREVAKVIIGQDVLVERLIIAMLCRGHILIEGVPGLAKTLTVSTLARTIDATFVRIQFTPDLLPADISGTTIYSPQDGDFHVRKGPIFANIVLADEINRAPAKVQSALLEAMQERQVSIGGTTFPLEDPFMVLATQNPIEHEGTYALPEAQLDRFMLKVIVTYPSREEEKRILDRFVAPDEMPAVEHVADPKSIVAASHVLKDVRMEDRLRDYIVHLVAATREPESYRLARIKPLIEYGASPRATIYLAQAARAHAFVQHRGYVEPDDVKAVAMDVMRHRLVVSYEAEAENTTAEDIVRAVMDEVEVP, encoded by the coding sequence TTGACCACCGATATCGCCGCGATCACCGAACGCGTCCGCGACCAGGGGTCGTTCATCGATGCCGTCAAGCGCGAGGTGGCGAAAGTCATCATCGGCCAGGACGTGCTGGTCGAGCGGCTGATCATCGCGATGCTGTGCCGCGGCCACATTCTCATCGAGGGCGTGCCGGGGCTGGCCAAGACGCTGACCGTGAGCACGCTCGCGCGGACGATCGACGCCACGTTCGTGCGCATCCAGTTCACGCCCGATCTGCTGCCTGCCGACATCTCCGGCACGACGATCTACAGCCCGCAGGATGGCGATTTTCACGTCCGCAAGGGACCGATCTTCGCGAACATCGTGCTCGCCGACGAGATCAACCGCGCGCCCGCGAAGGTGCAGTCGGCGCTGCTCGAGGCCATGCAGGAGCGCCAGGTGAGCATCGGCGGCACGACGTTTCCGCTCGAGGATCCGTTCATGGTGCTGGCCACGCAGAACCCCATCGAGCACGAGGGCACGTACGCCCTGCCGGAAGCGCAACTTGACCGGTTTATGCTCAAGGTGATCGTCACCTACCCCTCCCGCGAGGAGGAGAAGCGCATCCTCGACCGGTTCGTCGCCCCGGACGAGATGCCGGCCGTCGAGCACGTCGCCGATCCGAAGTCGATCGTCGCCGCGTCGCACGTACTGAAAGACGTGCGGATGGAGGATCGGCTGCGGGACTACATCGTGCACCTCGTCGCCGCCACGCGCGAGCCGGAGTCATACCGGCTGGCGCGCATCAAGCCGCTGATCGAGTACGGCGCGTCGCCGCGAGCCACGATCTATCTCGCACAGGCGGCGCGCGCCCATGCGTTCGTCCAGCACCGCGGCTACGTCGAACCGGACGACGTGAAGGCCGTCGCGATGGACGTCATGCGGCACCGCCTCGTCGTCTCGTACGAGGCGGAGGCGGAGAACACCACAGCCGAAGACATCGTCCGCGCCGTGATGGACGAGGTCGAAGTCCCCTGA
- the cas1 gene encoding CRISPR-associated endonuclease Cas1, with protein MLLDRTGGFRARIEGRTKGNVLLRRAQHLALSDPERPLQLARQFAAGKLQNSRHVLLRASRDAQDEGDRAVLVRAAESLTESVVELRAPADLNVVRGIEGDAARTYFRAFSAMVREERAAFSPGGRTRRPPRDRINALLSFLYALLRSECESALEGIGLDPQVGYLHALRPGRPALALDLMEELRPVLADRIALTLVNRRQVTPDGFRELPGGAVYLSDEARKSVLGAWQKRSRRSWSIA; from the coding sequence GTGCTGCTCGACCGGACGGGTGGTTTTCGCGCCCGCATCGAAGGGCGGACGAAGGGCAATGTGCTCCTACGCCGCGCCCAACACCTTGCATTGTCGGACCCAGAGCGGCCGTTGCAACTGGCGCGGCAGTTCGCTGCGGGCAAGCTGCAAAATTCGCGCCATGTGCTGCTGCGGGCGTCGCGCGACGCGCAGGATGAAGGCGACCGGGCTGTGCTCGTGCGGGCGGCTGAGTCCCTGACTGAGAGCGTCGTGGAGCTGCGCGCGCCGGCCGACCTCAACGTCGTGCGCGGGATCGAGGGCGATGCCGCGCGCACGTACTTTCGGGCGTTCAGCGCGATGGTGCGGGAGGAGCGGGCCGCGTTCTCGCCAGGGGGACGGACGCGCCGTCCGCCGCGCGACCGCATCAACGCGCTGCTGTCCTTTTTGTACGCGCTGCTGCGTTCCGAGTGCGAGAGCGCGCTCGAGGGCATCGGGCTCGACCCGCAGGTCGGCTACTTGCACGCGCTTCGGCCAGGTCGGCCGGCGCTCGCGCTCGACCTGATGGAGGAACTGCGGCCTGTGCTTGCGGACCGGATCGCGCTGACGCTCGTAAATCGCAGGCAAGTGACGCCAGATGGCTTTCGCGAGCTGCCGGGTGGCGCCGTGTACCTGAGCGATGAGGCGCGTAAGTCGGTCCTCGGCGCGTGGCAGAAGCGGAGCAGGAGGTCGTGGAGCATCGCGTGA
- the cas2 gene encoding CRISPR-associated endonuclease Cas2: MELLVAYDVATDTKEGRRRLRRVANVCVAHGQRVQKSVFECVLTEVQVERFTYRLLKEIEPSQDSLRIYRLREPREQFTQVFGVPPPLDFGGTLIA, encoded by the coding sequence ATGGAACTGCTCGTGGCGTACGACGTTGCGACGGACACGAAGGAGGGGAGACGGCGGCTGCGACGCGTCGCCAACGTGTGCGTGGCGCACGGTCAACGCGTCCAGAAGTCGGTCTTCGAATGCGTCCTCACGGAGGTGCAGGTTGAGCGGTTCACCTACCGATTGCTCAAGGAGATCGAGCCGTCGCAGGATAGCCTGCGGATCTATCGGCTGCGGGAGCCGCGAGAGCAATTCACGCAGGTGTTCGGCGTCCCGCCGCCGCTCGACTTTGGCGGGACGCTGATCGCGTGA
- a CDS encoding CoA transferase has translation MSADLRPPPSRLPLEGIRVLDLTMVWAGPSGTRLLADMGAEVIKVESARSWDMLRSLHFLGGHTERWWNKSAYFNHNNRNKYGCTIDLQTERGRELALQLAAISDVVFENYRADVIGKLGLDYDRLREAKPDIILVSMPSHGKSGPESHHVAYGTNVEQLSGLASLSGYPGMGPHKSAIAYGDPNAGAIAAASALAAIRHRDRTGEGQHVEVAQWEALMGNIGEFILAYQMSGEPSESLGNRHISRVQGVYACATDDEWVAISVGSDAEFVSLCDGIGRPELARDPRFADVVSRRRNHDEFDAIVAAWTKKRTQHEASRELQARDVSAAPVLRIQSLLTDEHFRARGFWEEVTHADASTWEMEGPVWRMSGDDAHVRIPPPMFGEHNNWVFGDLLGISDAEIADLESSGVTATVPNVELHS, from the coding sequence ATGAGCGCCGACCTCCGCCCTCCGCCCTCCCGGCTTCCCCTCGAAGGCATCCGCGTCCTCGACCTGACGATGGTCTGGGCCGGCCCATCTGGCACGCGGCTCCTGGCCGACATGGGCGCCGAGGTGATCAAGGTCGAGTCAGCCCGCAGTTGGGACATGCTGCGGTCGCTGCACTTCCTGGGCGGCCATACCGAGCGCTGGTGGAACAAGTCGGCGTACTTCAACCACAACAACCGCAACAAGTACGGCTGCACGATCGACCTGCAGACCGAGCGCGGCCGCGAACTGGCGCTGCAGCTCGCCGCCATCTCCGACGTCGTCTTCGAGAATTACCGCGCTGACGTCATCGGCAAACTCGGACTCGACTACGACCGCCTGCGCGAGGCGAAGCCCGACATCATCCTCGTCTCGATGCCGAGCCACGGCAAGAGCGGTCCCGAGTCGCACCACGTCGCGTACGGCACGAACGTCGAGCAGCTCTCGGGCCTGGCATCGCTGAGCGGCTACCCGGGCATGGGCCCGCACAAGTCGGCGATCGCGTACGGCGACCCGAATGCCGGCGCCATCGCGGCCGCGTCGGCGCTCGCCGCGATCCGCCACCGCGACCGCACCGGCGAAGGCCAGCACGTCGAAGTTGCGCAGTGGGAAGCGCTGATGGGGAACATCGGCGAGTTCATCCTGGCGTACCAGATGAGCGGCGAGCCGTCGGAGAGCCTGGGCAACCGGCACATCTCGCGCGTGCAGGGCGTCTACGCCTGCGCGACGGACGACGAATGGGTGGCGATCTCCGTCGGGTCGGATGCCGAGTTCGTGTCGCTGTGCGATGGCATCGGACGTCCGGAACTGGCGCGCGACCCACGCTTCGCGGACGTCGTGTCGCGACGCCGCAACCACGACGAGTTCGATGCGATCGTCGCCGCCTGGACAAAGAAGCGCACCCAGCACGAAGCGTCGCGTGAACTGCAGGCGCGCGACGTCTCGGCGGCGCCAGTGCTGCGCATCCAGTCGCTGCTCACCGATGAGCACTTCCGCGCTCGCGGCTTCTGGGAGGAAGTGACGCACGCCGACGCCAGCACGTGGGAGATGGAAGGGCCCGTCTGGCGCATGTCCGGCGACGACGCGCACGTGCGCATCCCGCCGCCCATGTTCGGCGAGCACAACAACTGGGTCTTCGGCGACCTGCTCGGAATCAGCGACGCGGAGATCGCCGATCTCGAATCGTCCGGCGTGACGGCGACGGTACCTAACGTGGAGCTTCACTCGTAA
- a CDS encoding CoA transferase — protein sequence MEWPAPGVRASSPTYGADVIKAERPGVGDESRGHGPFPDKIPHREKSALFLWLNASKRSITLDVATPTGRALALRLAERCDAVVLDQRPAELARLRLTPDDVHALDPRLVVTSVTAFGQSGPYANWRPSNIAAYAAGGQHYLTGDPDREPLQNGGYQAEYQAGTWSFGATIAALLDAQRTGIGRTAEVAGVEVMAAILEIYFPDYAYRHSDALTSRRGNFSSAVVGIYPALDGHIGIHAMPKNWPQLVQALDAGWMATDERFADNRARLRNDDELSAQFFLWAGSVTKREAYERAGRFRAPITPVNTIADLLDSPHLNERGFFREVTHADAGTLRYAGPPSRMPASPPELRPAPRLGEHTREVFTELLSMTPRDLALLSAAAVI from the coding sequence ATGAGTCGCGTGGCCACGGTCCCTTCCCTGACAAGATCCCTCATCGCGAGAAGAGCGCGCTGTTCCTCTGGCTGAACGCGAGCAAGCGCAGCATCACGCTCGACGTCGCGACGCCGACCGGCCGCGCCCTCGCGCTGCGTCTCGCCGAGCGCTGCGACGCCGTGGTGCTCGATCAACGCCCCGCGGAGTTGGCGCGACTGCGGCTCACCCCGGACGACGTTCACGCCCTCGACCCGCGCCTCGTCGTCACGTCGGTGACGGCGTTCGGGCAGTCCGGCCCGTACGCAAACTGGCGCCCGTCGAACATCGCCGCCTACGCCGCCGGCGGCCAGCACTATCTGACGGGCGACCCCGACCGCGAGCCGCTGCAGAATGGCGGCTACCAGGCCGAGTACCAGGCCGGCACGTGGTCGTTTGGCGCCACGATCGCCGCGCTCCTCGACGCGCAGCGCACTGGTATCGGTCGCACCGCCGAGGTTGCGGGCGTCGAAGTGATGGCGGCGATTCTCGAGATCTACTTCCCGGACTACGCGTACCGGCACTCAGACGCGCTGACTTCCCGGCGCGGCAACTTCTCGTCCGCGGTCGTCGGCATCTACCCCGCGCTCGACGGTCATATCGGCATCCACGCGATGCCCAAGAACTGGCCGCAGTTGGTGCAGGCGCTGGACGCCGGCTGGATGGCGACAGACGAACGTTTCGCCGACAACCGCGCGCGGCTCCGCAACGACGACGAGTTGTCGGCGCAGTTCTTCCTCTGGGCGGGCAGCGTCACGAAGCGTGAGGCCTATGAGCGGGCGGGCCGTTTTCGGGCCCCGATCACGCCCGTGAACACGATCGCCGACCTGCTGGACTCCCCGCACCTAAACGAGCGTGGCTTCTTCCGCGAGGTCACGCATGCGGACGCCGGCACGTTGCGCTATGCCGGACCGCCGTCGCGCATGCCGGCGTCGCCACCCGAGCTCCGCCCGGCGCCACGCCTCGGCGAGCACACGCGAGAGGTATTCACTGAGCTTCTGAGCATGACCCCGCGCGACCTCGCCCTGCTCTCGGCGGCGGCCGTGATATGA